The following are encoded in a window of Dioscorea cayenensis subsp. rotundata cultivar TDr96_F1 chromosome 16, TDr96_F1_v2_PseudoChromosome.rev07_lg8_w22 25.fasta, whole genome shotgun sequence genomic DNA:
- the LOC120278969 gene encoding potassium transporter 6: MDLEGGGVRSDVVKRESWRTVLTLAYQSLGVVYGDLSTSPLYVYKSTFAEDIEHSESNEEIYGVLSFVFWTLTLIPLLKYVFIVLRADDNGEGGTFALYSLLCRHARVGFLPNCQLADEELSAYKKTDGGPHLSNGEIAATVNSSEASSMKKLLEKHQVLQRLLLILALIGTCMVIGDGILTPAISVFSAVSGLELSMAKEHHKCVEVPVTCFILVCLFALQHYGTHRVGFLFAPIVVMWLLCISLIGVYNILHWNPHVYQALSPYYMYKFLRKTQRDGWMSLGGILLCITGSEAMFADLGHFSQLSIKIAFTTIVYPSLILAYMGQAAYLSRHHIIESDYRIGFYVSVPEQIRWPVLAIAILAAVVGSQAIITGTFSIIKQCSALGCFPRVKIVHTSSKFHGQIYIPEINWILMILCLAVTIGFRDTKRMGNASGLAVITVMLVTTCLMSLVMVLCWNKSILLALCFILFFGTIEALYFSASLIKFLEGAWVPIALAFIFMIIMYVWHYGTLKKYEFDVQNKVSINWLLGLGPTLGIVRVHGIGLIHTELVSGIPAIFSHFVTNLPAFHQVLVFLCIKSVPVPYVHPGERFLVGRIGPKEFRLYRCIVRYGYRDVHKDDLEFEKDLVCSIAEFIRTETSTSLEEPEKDDERMAVVGEGFRLCEENGIPDDEAGPSNSREIRSPVIVSRKKKVRFVLPESPEINIAVREELQELMEAREAGMAFILGHSHMRAKSGSSLLKRLVIDVAYDFLRRNCRGPDYAVSIPHASTLEVGMIYHV; the protein is encoded by the exons ATGGATCTTGAAGGTGGAGGGGTTCGCTCTGATGTTGTGAAG AGAGAGTCATGGAGGACAGTGCTAACACTAGCTTACCAGAGCTTGGGGGTGGTCTATGGAGACTTGAGCACTTCCCCTCTCTATGTTTACAAAAGCACTTTTGCCGAAGATATAGAGCATTCTGAGAGCAATGAGGAGATCTATGGTGTGCTCTCCTTTGTGTTCTGGACTCTCACTCTCATTCCTCTTCTAAAGTATGTGTTCATTGTGCTTCGGGCTGACGACAATGGGGAAGGAGGGACCTTTGCTCTTTACTCTCTTCTGTGTCGGCATGCCCGGGTTGGGTTTTTACCCAATTGTCAACTTGCTGATGAGGAACTCTCTGCTTACAAAAAAACTGATGGTGGTCCTCATCTCTCCAATGGAGAGATTGCTGCCACTGTCAACTCCTCGGAAGCATCGAGTATGAAGAAGTTGCTTGAGAAGCACCAGGTGTTGCAACGGCTTTTGCTGATTCTCGCTTTGATTGGAACTTGCATGGTCATTGGAGATGGCATTCTCACTCCGGCGATTTCTG TTTTTTCAGCGGTCTCTGGACTTGAACTTTCTATGGCTAAGGAACATCATAAGT GTGTTGAGGTTCCTGTTACATGTTTcatacttgtttgcttgttCGCTCTGCAACATTACGGCACACATCGGGTGGGATTCCTTTTCGCACCAATTGTTGTCATGTGGCTTTTATGCATCAGCTTGATTGGTGTTTATAACATCCTCCATTGGAATCCACACGTTTATCAAGCGCTCTCCCCGTATTACATGTACAAGTTCTTGAGGAAGACACAAAGAGATGGCTGGATGTCTTTGGGAGGAATATTATTGTGCATAACAG gtTCCGAAGCAATGTTTGCTGATCTGGGGCATTTCTCTCAGTTGTCGATAAAG ATTGCTTTTACTACTATCGTTTATCCGTCGCTTATTCTTGCTTACATGGGACAAGCAGCTTATCTCTCTCGTCATCATATCATCGAAAGTGATTATCGAATTGGATTCTATGTCTCTGTGCCAG AACAAATAAGGTGGCCGGTTTTGGCAATCGCTATACTTGCTGCTGTCGTAGGAAGCCAAGCTATCATTACGGGCACTTTCTCAATCATCAAACAATGTTCTGCCCTGGGCTGCTTTCCTCGAGTGAAGATAGTGCACACATCATCGAAGTTTCACGGGCAAATTTACATTCCTGAAATCAATTGGATCTTGATGATATTGTGCTTGGCTGTTACTATCGGCTTCCGGGACACTAAGCGCATGGGCAATGCATCAG GGTTGGCAGTAATCACTGTCATGCTGGTCACCACCTGCCTGATGTCCTTAGTAATGGTTCTTTGCTGGAACAAGAGCATCCTTTTAGCTCTATGTtttatcctattttttggtACGATTGAGGCACTCTATTTCTCGGCCTCTCTCATCAAGTTCCTCGAGGGAGCTTGGGTCCCAATAGCACTAGCTTTCATCTTCATGATCATCATGTATGTCTGGCATTATGGCACACTCAAGAAATACGAATTCGATGTCCAAAACAAGGTCTCAATCAACTGGCTCCTCGGCCTCGGCCCCACCCTTGGCATCGTCCGCGTCCATGGCATTGGTCTTATACACACCGAGCTTGTTTCAGGAATACCTGCCATCTTCTCCCACTTTGTGACCAACCTTCCCGCCTTCCACCAG GTACTCGTTTTCCTCTGCATCAAGTCTGTGCCAGTGCCGTATGTGCACCCGGGGGAACGGTTTCTTGTAGGCCGCATCGGCCCCAAAGAGTTCCGGCTCTATCGTTGCATTGTTCGATACGGGTACCGTGACGTGCACAAGGATGATTTAGAGTTCGAGAAAGACCTTGTGTGTAGCATCGCGGAGTTCATTCGTACTGAAACCAGCACTTCATTAGAAGAACCGGAGAAGGATGACGAAAGAATGGCAGTGGTAGGAGAAGGATTTCGGTTATGTGAGGAAAACGGCATTCCTGACGACGAAGCTGGCCCGTCCAATTCAAGGGAAATTCGGTCACCGGTTATAGTATCACGGAAGAAGAAAGTGAGGTTTGTATTACCAgaaagcccggagataaacatcGCGGTGCGAGAAGAGCTCCAAGAGCTGATGGAAGCACGGGAAGCCGGCATGGCCTTCATTCTCGGTCATTCGCACATGCGAGCTAAGAGTGGTTCGAGCTTACTGAAACGGCTCGTTATCGATGTTGCTTATGATTTTTTACGAAGAAATTGTCGAGGCCCGGATTATGCAGTGAGCATTCCTCATGCCTCAACTCTTGAAGTAGGAATGATCTACCATGTCTGA